One part of the Glycine soja cultivar W05 chromosome 11, ASM419377v2, whole genome shotgun sequence genome encodes these proteins:
- the LOC114375706 gene encoding protein LITTLE ZIPPER 4-like, which translates to MERLNSKLYLQNCYIMKENERLRKKAQLLNQENQALLSELKQKLSRGNQKANASNTNAILDLSLSSSATQNPSSSTN; encoded by the coding sequence ATGGAGAGGTTGAACTCAAAGCTGTACCTGCAGAACTGTTACATAATGAAGGAGAATGAGAGACTAAGGAAGAAGGCACAGCTTCTCAATCAGGAGAATCAGGCACTGTTGTCTGAGCTCAAACAGAAACTCTCCAGGGGGAATCAGAAAGCCAATGCTAGCAATACAAACGCCATTCTTGACCTGAGTCTCAGCTCAAGTGCCACTCAAAACCCTTCTAGTTCCACCAATTAA